In Aedes albopictus strain Foshan chromosome 3, AalbF5, whole genome shotgun sequence, the genomic window CACTGAACAGGGCTACTGTTTTCGGGTTTGTTGAATCGTGATTATTGGCAGGGTGATGGCATTTGTTCATCTTTCCGTTGGTTTATGATTTGTTTTTTATGAGGGGTGGGGTAGACAGTGGTTGTGGAGGGTGGGGTCTaccccatgaaaaaaaaaaaaataataataaataaaataatgttgaaaaaaaaaacttgaaaaaaaacacacacacacacacacacacacacacacacacacacacacacacacacacacacacacacacacacacacacacacacacacactccctAGCGCTAACACCGACTAGTAGTGGAATTTCACACCAAACAACCCATCGCCGGCAAGTCCTCCCCCGGTCAAaccattttgccgaagacaccaaaactcCCAGTAATCAGGGACCTGCGGTAGTAGTTATATGTATGCAATTCTGCGATTTCGGTGATGTCCGAGACTAACAAACGTAGCACCAACGATGCTTCCTAAAGCGACAAAACCGTTGGTGTCTTCGGGAACGTTGTTCGTGCTGGTCATGATTCGAAATCCCATCGGAGGAGAAGGCACTATAGAGggcatttcaattttcaatctcGTTTATCTCAGGTTTCTGATTGTTTAAGAAAGATGGTTGCTGTCAGTTGAACAGCCGTTTGGTTTGACTTTCTGCCAcagggcggcgctagttgcaaatgtgCCAAAGCATGCCTGTTTTGTCGATTATCTAGAacatgttcaacaagctgtaacttttcatagattgcacaaaaaattcttaaattttgactgccaGCTCTACTACTAGATGGCTACAATTGGTTCCAATTTGGGCTTGCTTGGTAGACACTACACGAAGCTAGAGCGTTTCTAGTAAATTGTGTCTTATTTGACTGCTGTTCAATAAACCACTTTATCTCAGGGTTGAGTAAACCGAATCACGTGAAATTTTGGCCACTTGTGGCTGCTACATTGGTCTTTGATTACCATTTGACTCGACCCAAGTATGTCCAGAGGGAAAaacgttacagcttgttgaacactttttgagaaattctaatcaatTGCAAAACATCGCAAATctccaactagcgccgcctagtggcggaaTCCTGCATCGAACCGCAAACCAACTGTAAACCCTTGACATAccaaacagctttgccgaagaaaccaacgttccaagttatcaggatcctgCGATATAGGAAGTTGAAAATTTCTAAGGCACATTCTTCGGCCAAACTTCTAAGACTAAGAGAACAAACCCGCCAAACCAACCCAAAGTCTACTTCGACGTTGTCTCACAAATTTTCTTGTTCTGTTTCTCAGGAATCAGAATCCTGATCGAGGGAAGAACCATggagcagtgttgccacatttaaatctgtattttgcctttcaaaaatcttcataatctgtatcaccattttttgtcaaaaatctttatgaaatctgtaatatttcgcgaaaaatctgtttgaaattctgtaagtttctgaaaaatcagtTGAGGCCGACAAATCCCACcttccaccacccacccaccatctTACCTAACAGCCGCAGCAGTGGTTCATCATCAAAAATTGCAGCCAGGCCAGGACTTgcttttgttcacttcacttcacttcacttcactgcacCACCGCCGAGTGGACCTTTAAACGAGAAAACTTACAACCACCCCGTAAACTGTATTGCCAACCCAAACCCAAACCCCCCCGCCCCGGTTCGGAACTTCGGATGTAAAGGAAAATCATAACACATTTTCATTTTtgcgaacttttttttattggctTCAGATCTTATACTATGCTTACCAACTAACAATGATTAATATATGACTTACCCATAATCGCACAACTGTCCgccagatgggactgatatgcgattacaGGCAGTGAACAAAACAGGAGACACAAAGGCGCAATATCCCAGAACAGTGATTAGCCCAGGCAccctactgcccatgatcgcatatcagtcccatctttgctgggtttcctattcctatgggacaattatgcgatcataggcagcctATGATGGataatggaaatttcctggacGCGATACACAGGTGCCAAATGATCATtcccagaagaagaagaaaaagaagaagaagaagaaaaagaagaagaagaagaagaagaagaagaagaaaaagaagaagaagaaaaagaagaagaagaagaagtgtgtgTGTGGGGGGAGAAGAAGCACCCACACCGAAAGTACTAGACTCCGTGgactacagaagaagaagaaaaagaagaagaagaggaggtCCGATCCCGGTCGAATTCGCCAGCAAACACAAGCGCGCTCGCTGACACAAACACAGTCTACTCACGGTTCGCTGATTACTGGCCGGATCCGTTCGTCGTCGCCCGCCCGTTTGGAGCCCGATACGCGCTCTGTCCGTACGCCGTCGACGAACGCGTACGTGAGCCCACCATGAGCGTCCTCCAGCTGGGCCGTGTTGTTCTTttccagttcttcttcttcttcttcttcttcttcttcttcgtcgtcgTTTCGGGTTCCTCCTCCTGTGCCGGTGGCGCCCATTGGTGGAGAGCGAGCGAGGGTCTGTCCTGAAAAAACGGAAATGACCAACGATTAGCACCACAAATTTGCCCTCGTTCGATGGGGGGGTATGTACTTACGGGTGGGTGTCCGCCTCGTCATCGCAGCCTTGTTTCCCCCGTTGGCCCGTCTTCCGGCTCCGGTTCCGGCCATCGAGGGTGGTCCTTCTTTTcaagctcttcttcttcttcttcgtccggggttcctccaagagGAGGCCAGAGCCGGTGGCGCTCAGTGGTGGAGGGTTGTCCTGAAAAAAAGGGAAAAAGAAAACGGGAAAGATGGGGGGGTACTTACGGATGTCTATTTTCCGGATCTCCTCCTATCCATCCGTCATTGGATCGCAGGGCCCGAGGAGTATCGCTCCCGTCATCGGTGCGATGTCGTCCGGTCGTCCGCCGTCCGGAAAGCGAGAGCGGAATCTTCGCCCCGAATGCGGCACCGTTGGCGGGTGCCGGACGGAAACCGGGAACTGGATGGGCGGACCACGGAGCGGACCCGGATGGGCGGGCTGGATGGGTGGACCACGGAGCGGACCCGGATGGGCGGACTGGATGGGTGGAACTGGATGGGCGGACCCGAAGCTGCCGAAGCGGATTCCACCGTCGGCGAGAGTTCCCCGGGAGTGACGGACGGCTGGCCTGTTGGACGAAAAACGAATATTAGCCCAACGTTGGCACCTTCGTTGGTTGGTACTTACCTCAGATATCGCGCTACGGTGCCCGTTTGTGCGGTGAATACGCACTTTCTTGCGTATTCGGCCCGCACAAACATCGCGATCGCCGATGGAAAAAACATTTTCGCGGTTTTGTTTTGCTCTGTTTTTTCACTGTTTTTTCACTGCCCGTCGGTTGCTATGGGCCGCGCAGGGCAGTTTGTTTATAAATAGAGGTAGGGTGGCCGGTTTTTTCGTCAGTAGCGTAGGTGAGTGAGTTGGAAGGAGACGTGTTTTTGGCaagtgaaaagtaaaaattttgtaaaaaaaaacaaaactaacaaaaaaaatggaaaactacgAAATAGAAGAACAAGAGGTGGTAATTCGGATTGTAATATACGATGAAGCCTGTATTCGACCTGTAAAACCTGAACCCGTCCGGAAGCCggaaaaaaaagttacatttgcttcgaaaacaaaaatcatccaaaaaacaaaatcaaaaacaaaaacaaaaccaaaacagaaAACAGAGCAAAAACCGGAACCAAAAACAAAgccaaaaaaaggcaaaaaaaaatcaaaaccaaaaacagAGGAAAATCcggaggaaaaaatcaaaaaaaccaaacctaaaaccaaaaaaaaattgaaaaaagacgAACAAAATTTGACAACGGCTGCCGGTCGGGGGAaggaccaaaaaaaaaataacaaaaaaataaacaaaaaaacaaaagaaaaatgaaagcaaaaaaaaattcaaaacaaaaaatttaaaaaaaaataacaaaacaaaaaataaaaataaaaaataaataaaaataaaataaaaaaatataaaataaatacaaaaaaaactaaaaaaataacaaaacgaaaaataaaaataaaaaataaataaaaataaaataaaaaatgcaaaataacaaaacaaaaaatgaaaaaaaataagaaaaaactaaaaataacaaaaaaatcagaaaaccctCATAGAAAACCTATTATAGATCAACGTTTGGATGGATGGAGAAATCATTCTGTGAATGATTGCGATTGATCAACCTAAAAAAACCGTTGTCGAAAGTGTTGTTTCATAGCATATGTTTCCAAAAGAAACGTATGATATGAGACAGCATGATTGACAACAGCCCTGGTTCAGTGTGGTGCCACACTGAACAGGGCTACTGTTTTCGGGTTTGTTGAATCGTGATTATTGGCAGGGTGATGGCATTTGTTCATCTTTCCGTTGGTTTATGATTTGTTTTTTATGAGGGGTGGGGTAGACAGTGGTTGTGGAGGGTGGGGTCTaccccatgaaaaaaaaaaaaataataataaataaaataatgttgaaaaaaaaaacttgaaaaaaaacacacacacacacacacacacacacacacacacacacacacacacacacacacacacacacacacacacacacacacacacacacactccctAGCGCTAACACCGACTAGTAGTGGAATTTCACACCAAACAACCCATCGCCGGCAAGTCCTCCCCCGGTCAAaccattttgccgaagacaccaaaactcCCAGTAATCAGGGACCTGCGGTAGTAGTTATATGTATGCAATTCTGCGATTTCGGTGATGTCCGAGACTAACAAACGTAGCACCAACGATGCTTCCTAAAGCGACAAAACCGTTGGTGTCTTCGGGAACGTTGTTCGTGCTGGTCATGATTCGAAATCCCATCGGAGGAGAAGGCACTATAGAGggcatttcaattttcaatctcGTTTATCTCAGGTTTCTGATTGTTTAAGAAAGATGGTTGCTGTCAGTTGAACAGCCGTTTGGTTTGACTTTCTGCCAcagggcggcgctagttgcaaatgtgCCAAAGCATGCCTGTTTTGTCGATTATCTAGAacatgttcaacaagctgtaacttttcatagattgcacaaaaaattcttaaattttgactgccaGCTCTACTACTAGATGGCTACAATTGGTTCCAATTTGGGCTTGCTTGGTAGACACTACACGAAGCTAGAGCGTTTCTAGTAAATTGTGTCTTATTTGACTGCTGTTCAATAAACCACTTTATCTCAGGGTTGAGTAAACCGAATCACGTGAAATTTTGGCCACTTGTGGCTGCTACATTGGTCTTTGATTACCATTTGACTCGACCCAAGTATGTCCAGAGGGAAAaacgttacagcttgttgaacactttttgagaaattctaatcaatTGCAAAACATCGCAAATctccaactagcgccgcctagtggcggaaTCCTGCATCGAACCGCAAACCAACTGTAAACCCTTGACATAccaaacagctttgccgaagaaaccaacgttccaagttatcaggatcctgCGATATAGGAAGTTGAAAATTTCTAAGGCACATTCTTCGGCCAAACTTCTAAGACTAAGAGAACAAACCCGCCAAACCAACCCAAAGTCTACTTCGACGTTGTCTCACAAATTTTCTTGTTCTGTTTCTCAGGAATCAGAATCCTGATCGAGGGAAGAACCATggagcagtgttgccacatttaaatctgtattttgcctttcaaaaatcttcataatctgtatcaccattttttgtcaaaaatctttatgaaatctgtaatatttcgcgaaaaatctgtttgaaattctgtaagtttctgaaaaatcagtTGAGGCCGACAAATCCCACcttccaccacccacccaccatctTACCTAACAGCCGCAGCAGTGGTTCATCATCAAAAATTGCAGCCAGGCCAGGACTTgcttttgttcacttcacttcacttcacttcactgcacCACCGCCGAGTGGACCTTTAAACGAGAAAACTTACAACCACCCCGTAAACTGTATTGCCAACCCAAACCCAAACCCCCCCGCCCCGGTTCGGAACTTCGGATGTAAAGGAAAATCATAACACATTTTCATTTTtgcgaacttttttttattggctTCAGATCTTATACTATGCTTACCAACTAACAATGATTAATATATGACTTACCCATAATCGCACAACTGTCCgccagatgggactgatatgcgattacaGGCAGTGAACAAAACAGGAGACACAAAGGCGCAATATCCCAGAACAGTGATTAGCCCAGGCAccctactgcccatgatcgcatatcagtcccatctttgctgggtttcctattcctatgggacaattatgcgatcataggcagcctATGATGGataatggaaatttcctggacGCGATACACAGGTGCCAAATGATCATtcccagaagaagaagaaaaagaagaagaagaagaaaaagaagaagaagaagaagaagaagaagaagaaaaagaagaagaagaaaaagaagaagaagaagaagtgtgtgTGTGGGGGGAGAAGAAGCACCCACACCGAAAGTACTAGACTCCGTGgactacagaagaagaagaaaaagaagaagaagaggaggtCCGATCCCGGTCGAATTCGCCAGCAAACACAAGCGCGCTCGCTGACACAAACACAGTCTACTCACGGTTCGCTGATTACTGGCCGGATCCGTTCGTCGTCGCCCGCCCGTTTGGAGCCCGATACGCGCTCTGTCCGTACGCCGTCGACGAACGCGTACGTGAGCCCACCATGAGCGTCCTCCAGCTGGGCCGTGTTGTTCTTttccagttcttcttcttcttcttcttcttcttcttcttcgtcgtcgTTTCGGGTTCCTCCTCCTGTGCCGGTGGCGCCCATTGGTGGAGAGCGAGCGAGGGTCTGTCCTGAAAAAACGGAAATGACCAACGATTAGCACCACAAATTTGCCCTCGTTCGATGGGGGGGTATGTACTTACGGGTGGGTGTCCGCCTCGTCATCGCAGCCTTGTTTCCCCCGTTGGCCCGTCTTCCGGCTCCGGTTCCGGCCATCGAGGGTGGTCCTTCTTTTcaagctcttcttcttcttcttcgtccggggttcctccaagagGAGGCCAGAGCCGGTGGCGCTCAGTGGTGGAGGGTTGTCCTGAAAAAAAGGGAAAAAGAAAACGGGAAAGATGGGGGGGTACTTACGGATGTCTATTTTCCGGATCTCCTCCTATCCATCCGTCATTGGATCGCAGGGCCCGAGGAGTATCGCTCCCGTCATCGGTGCGATGTCGTCCGGTCGTCCGCCGTCCGGAAAGCGAGAGCGGAATCTTCGCCCCGAATGCGGCACCGTTGGCGGGTGCCGGACGGAAACCGGGAACTGGATGGGCGGACCACGGAGCGGACCCGGATGGGCGGGCTGGATGGGTGGACCACGGAGCGGACCCGGATGGGCGGACTGGATGGGTGGAACTGGATGGGCGGACCCGAAGCTGCCGAAGCGGATTCCACCGTCGGCGAGAGTTCCCCGGGAGTGACGGACGGCTGGCCTGTTGGACGAAAAACGAATATTAGCCCAACGTTGGCACCTTCGTTGGTTGGTACTTACCTCAGATATCGCGCTACGGTGCCCGTTTGTGCGGTGAATACGCACTTTCTTGCGTATTCGGCCCGCACAAACATCGCGATCGCCGATGGAAAAAACATTTTCGCGGTTTTGTTTTGCTCTGTTTTTTCACTGTTTTTTCACTGCCCGTCGGTTGCTATGGGCCGCGCAGGGCAGTTTGTTTATAAATAGAGGTAGGGTGGCCGGTTTTTTCGTCAGTAGCGTAGGTGAGTGAGTTGGAAGGAGACGTGTTTTTGGCaagtgaaaagtaaaaattttgtaaaaaaaaacaaaactaacaaaaaaaatggaaaactacgAAATAGAAGAACAAGAGGTGGTAATTCGGATTGTAATATACGATGAAGCCTGTATTCGACCTGTAAAACCTGAACCCGTCCGGAAGCCggaaaaaaaagttacatttgcttcgaaaacaaaaatcatccaaaaaacaaaatcaaaaacaaaaacaaaaccaaaacagaaAACAGAGCAAAAACCGGAACCAAAAACAAAgccaaaaaaaggcaaaaaaaaatcaaaaccaaaaacagAGGAAAATCcggaggaaaaaatcaaaaaaaccaaacctaaaaccaaaaaaaaattgaaaaaagacgAACAAAATTTGACAACGGCTGCCGGTCGGGGGAaggaccaaaaaaaaaataacaaaaaaataaacaaaaaaacaaaagaaaaatgaaagcaaaaaaaaattcaaaacaaaaaatttaaaaaaaaataacaaaacaaaaaataaaaataaaaaataaataaaaataaaataaaaaaatataaaataaatacaaaaaaaactaaaaaaataacaaaacgaaaaataaaaataaaaaataaataaaaataaaataaaaaatgcaaaataacaaaacaaaaaatgaaaaaaaataagaaaaaactaaaaataacaaaaaaatcagaaaaccctCATAGAAAACCTATTATAGATCAACGTTTGGATGGATGGAGAAATCATTCTGTGAATGATTGCGATTGATCAACCTAAAAAAACCGTTGTCGAAAGTGTTGTTTCATAGCATATGTTTCCAAAAGAAACGTATGATATGAGACAGCATGATTGACAACAGCCCTGGTTCAGTGTGGTGCCACACTGAACAGGGCTACTGTTTTCGGGTTTGTTGAATCGTGATTATTGGCAGGGTGATGGCATTTGTTCATCTTTCCGTTGGTTTATGATTTGTTTTTTATGAGGGGTGGGGTAGACAGTGGTTGTGGAGGGTGGGGTCTaccccatgaaaaaaaaaaaaataataataaataaaataatgttgaaaaaaaaaacttgaaaaaaaacacacacacacacacacacacacacacacacacacacacacacacacacacacacacacacacacacacacacacacacacacacactccctAGCGCTAACACCGACTAGTAGTGGAATTTCACACCAAACAACCCATCGCCGGCAAGTCCTCCCCCGGTCAAaccattttgccgaagacaccaaaactcCCAGTAATCAGGGACCTGCGGTAGTAGTTATATGTATGCAATTCTGCGATTTCGGTGATGTCCGAGACTAACAAACGTAGCACCAACGATGCTTCCTAAAGCGACAAAACCGTTGGTGTCTTCGGGAACGTTGTTCGTGCTGGTCATGATTCGAAATCCCATCGGAGGAGAAGGCACTATAGAGggcatttcaattttcaatctcGTTTATCTCAGGTTTCTGATTGTTTAAGAAAGATGGTTGCTGTCAGTTGAACAGCCGTTTGGTTTGACTTTCTGCCAcagggcggcgctagttgcaaatgtgCCAAAGCATGCCTGTTTTGTCGATTATCTAGAacatgttcaacaagctgtaacttttcatagattgcacaaaaaattcttaaattttgactgccaGCTCTACTACTAGATGGCTACAATTGGTTCCAATTTGGGCTTGCTTGGTAGACACTACACGAAGCTAGAGCGTTTCTAGTAAATTGTGTCTTATTTGACTGCTGTTCAATAAACCACTTTATCTCAGGGTTGAGTAAACCGAATCACGTGAAATTTTGGCCACTTGTGGCTGCTACATTGGTCTTTGATTACCATTTGACTCGACCCAAGTATGTCCAGAGGGAAAaacgttacagcttgttgaacactttttgagaaattctaatcaatTGCAAAACATCGCAAATctccaactagcgccgcctagtggcggaaTCCTGCATCGAACCGCAAACCAACTGTAAACCCTTGACATAccaaacagctttgccgaagaaaccaacgttccaagttatcaggatcctgCGATATAGGAAGTTGAAAATTTCTAAGGCACATTCTTCGGCCAAACTTCTAAGACTAAGAGAACAAACCCGCCAAACCAACCCAAAGTCTACTTCGACGTTGTCTCACAAATTTTCTTGTTCTGTTTCTCAGGAATCAGAATCCTGATCGAGGGAAGAACCATggagcagtgttgccacatttaaatctgtattttgcctttcaaaaatcttcataatctgtatcaccattttttgtcaaaaatctttatgaaatctgtaatatttcgcgaaaaatctgtttgaaattctgtaagtttctgaaaaatcagtTGAGGCCGACAAATCCCACcttccaccacccacccaccatctTACCTAACAGCCGCAGCAGTGGTTCATCATCAAAAATTGCAGCCAGGCCAGGACTTgcttttgttcacttcacttcacttcacttcactgcacCACCGCCGAGTGGACCTTTAAACGAGAAAACTTACAACCACCCCGTAAACTGTATTGCCAACCCAAACCCAAACCCCCCCGCCCCGGTTCGGAACTTCGGATGTAAAGGAAAATCATAACACATTTTCATTTTtgcgaacttttttttattggctTCAGATCTTATACTATGCTTACCAACTAACAATGATTAATATATGACTTACCCATAATCGCACAACTGTCCgccagatgggactgatatgcgattacaGGCAGTGAACAAAACAGGAGACACAAAGGCGCAATATCCCAGAACAGTGATTAGCCCAGGCAccctactgcccatgatcgcatatcagtcccatctttgctgggtttcctattcctatgggacaattatgcgatcataggcagcctATGATGGataatggaaatttcctggacGCGATACACAGGTGCCAAATGATCATtcccagaagaagaagaaaaagaagaagaagaagaaaaagaagaagaagaagaagaagaagaagaagaaaaagaagaagaagaaaaagaagaagaagaagaagtgtgtgTGTGGGGGGAGAAGAAGCACCCACACCGAAAGTACTAGACTCCGTGgactacagaagaagaagaaaaagaagaagaagaggaggtCCGATCCCGGTCGAATTCGCCAGCAAACACAAGCGCGCTCGCTGACACAAACACAGTCTACTCACGGTTCGCTGATTACTGGCCGGATCCGTTCGTCGTCGCCCGCCCGTTTGGAGCCCGATACGCGCTCTGTCCGTACGCCGTCGACGAACGCGTACGTGAGCCCACCATGAGCGTCCTCCAGCTGGGCCGTGTTGTTCTTttccagttcttcttcttcttcttcttcttcttcttcttcgtcgtcgTTTCGGGTTCCTCCTCCTGTGCCGGTGGCGCCCATTGGTGGAGAGCGAGCGAGGGTCTGTCC contains:
- the LOC134289946 gene encoding uncharacterized protein LOC134289946, whose product is MAGTGAGRRANGGNKAAMTRRTPTRQTLARSPPMGATGTGGGTRNDDEEEEEEEEEEELEKNNTAQLEDAHGGLTYAFVDGVRTERVSGSKRAGDDERIRPVISEP
- the LOC134289945 gene encoding uncharacterized protein LOC134289945, producing the protein MFFPSAIAMFVRAEYARKCVFTAQTGTVARYLRPAVRHSRGTLADGGIRFGSFGSAHPVPPIQSAHPGPLRGPPIQPAHPGPLRGPPIQFPVSVRHPPTVPHSGRRFRSRFPDGGRPDDIAPMTGAILLGPCDPMTDG
- the LOC134289950 gene encoding uncharacterized protein LOC134289950, with amino-acid sequence MAGTGAGRRANGGNKAAMTRRTPTRQTLARSPPMGATGTGGGTRNDDEEEEEEEEEEELEKNNTAQLEDAHGGLTYAFVDGVRTERVSGSKRAGDDERIRPVISEP